In one window of Candidatus Hydrogenedentota bacterium DNA:
- a CDS encoding DEAD/DEAH box helicase family protein, producing the protein MHKPIIVQSDRSILLETDSPEFENARDCLSMFAEVVKSPEYIHTYRITALSLWNAASMGMTSTEIIEDLEAYSRYELPQNIVADIRELVARYGQLKLYRTDDDGLVLVSDLEVLITELANHPQVRPFIHSRPERNKLLVKAEDRGNIKSTLIKIGFPVEDLAGYADGAPLDITLREKSLEGRAFSIRKYQRESIDAFYLNGSNLGGSGVVVLPCGAGKTIVAIGAITAIKTHTLILTTNTVALRQWKKELLDKTSILEEDIGEYSGDQKNIRPVTIATYQVLTYRKSKDSPFVHFNILDKGQWGLIVYDEVHMLPAPVFRATAAIQAKRRLGLTATLIREDAREEDVFSLIGPKKYDVPWKVLEKQGWIAEALCSEIRVRLPEDLRFEYAISPKRNKFRIASTNPQKIKLCELLVERHRGDNVLIIGQYLSQLRDLEKYFKAPIITGQTAISKREELYGAFRDGKIKLLIVSKVANFAIDLPDANVAIQVSGTFGSRQEEAQRLGRILRPKNEPGAVAHFYSLVSKDTCDQDFSIKRQLFLTEQGYRYEILNEDVLVEMD; encoded by the coding sequence ATTCATAAACCTATTATTGTCCAATCTGACCGCTCCATTTTATTGGAAACGGATAGTCCCGAATTCGAAAATGCACGGGATTGTCTCTCTATGTTTGCTGAGGTGGTTAAATCTCCTGAATACATTCACACCTACCGAATTACAGCCCTTTCCCTTTGGAACGCCGCTTCCATGGGAATGACTTCAACAGAAATCATTGAAGATCTCGAAGCGTATAGCCGTTACGAATTACCTCAAAATATCGTAGCAGACATCCGTGAGCTCGTTGCCCGCTATGGACAATTAAAACTCTATAGAACTGATGATGACGGCTTGGTGTTGGTTTCAGATTTGGAAGTGCTGATCACAGAGCTTGCCAATCACCCGCAAGTGCGTCCTTTTATTCACAGTCGTCCGGAGAGAAATAAACTCCTTGTCAAAGCCGAAGATCGCGGCAATATAAAATCAACCCTGATAAAGATCGGGTTTCCCGTTGAAGATTTGGCAGGATACGCCGATGGGGCGCCCCTCGACATTACGCTTCGCGAGAAAAGCCTTGAAGGGCGGGCTTTTTCCATTAGAAAATATCAACGAGAATCTATCGATGCCTTTTATCTCAATGGCTCTAATCTCGGCGGAAGCGGCGTGGTGGTCTTGCCCTGTGGGGCGGGAAAAACAATCGTCGCTATTGGTGCGATTACAGCCATTAAAACGCATACCTTGATTTTGACAACCAACACGGTCGCATTGCGCCAATGGAAAAAAGAGCTCCTCGATAAGACGTCAATCTTGGAAGAAGACATCGGAGAGTACAGCGGCGACCAAAAGAATATACGACCCGTCACCATCGCCACCTACCAAGTCCTTACCTATCGGAAAAGCAAAGATAGTCCCTTTGTTCATTTTAATATCTTAGATAAAGGGCAATGGGGGCTCATTGTCTACGACGAAGTGCACATGCTTCCCGCGCCTGTTTTTAGAGCTACGGCCGCCATTCAAGCAAAGCGACGGCTGGGATTGACAGCGACCCTGATCCGTGAAGATGCACGGGAAGAAGATGTCTTCAGTCTTATCGGCCCCAAAAAATATGATGTGCCTTGGAAAGTATTGGAAAAACAAGGATGGATTGCCGAAGCCTTGTGCAGCGAGATACGCGTTCGTCTGCCTGAAGATTTGCGCTTCGAGTATGCCATCTCGCCCAAACGTAATAAGTTCCGTATTGCCTCTACCAATCCCCAAAAAATAAAATTGTGTGAGTTATTAGTGGAACGGCATCGCGGCGATAATGTGCTCATTATCGGTCAATATCTCAGTCAATTGAGAGACTTGGAAAAATACTTTAAAGCGCCCATTATCACGGGACAGACCGCCATCAGCAAACGGGAAGAATTGTATGGCGCTTTCCGCGACGGAAAAATAAAACTGCTCATCGTCTCGAAAGTTGCCAATTTCGCCATCGATTTGCCCGATGCCAATGTGGCGATACAGGTCAGCGGAACCTTTGGTTCGCGGCAGGAAGAGGCGCAGCGGCTGGGCCGCATTTTACGGCCCAAAAATGAGCCGGGGGCTGTGGCACACTTCTATTCGCTCGTCTCCAAAGATACCTGCGACCAAGACTTTAGTATAAAGCGGCAACTCTTCCTAACGGAACAAGGATATCGTTACGAAATCTTGAACGAAGACGTGCTCGTAGAAATGGATTGA